In Gossypium arboreum isolate Shixiya-1 chromosome 6, ASM2569848v2, whole genome shotgun sequence, the following are encoded in one genomic region:
- the LOC108485183 gene encoding protein IQ-DOMAIN 3, with amino-acid sequence MGKKGSWFTAVKKVLSLEPNKDEKIQKSKKNGVKLPEKIKGSKRANWFAPATTMVTGALVRLTLSPHYLGKSMEEIATVKIQTVFRGYLARKALRDLRGLERLKSLIQGQSVKRQATITLRCMRTLARVQSQTRTRQLRMSEQNRALQKHLQTKYEKQLQNSKSYMGEDWNVSTKSKEQMQAKQQYRQVAAMRRERALAYSFTHQRSWKVTCRSMNHTFMDPFNPKWSWSWLERWMSTRPWEIQNAPDNNDHGPSKSVGAEITKAKSQSDVNNDHNKRSSTLAKPIRPPNRRSSSTPPSKTHSISSKKGLQSPSPTRIQLPDRYKRHSIGGLSLERDDEVFANSPPSNKIPARSSSKDRSRPPSINRNPVNTRRHSGPPKVDIFPN; translated from the exons ATGGGCAAAAAAGGAAGCTGGTTTACTGCTGTGAAGAAAGTTTTAAGCCTTGAACCCAACAAAGATGAG AAGATTCAAAAATCCAAGAAAAATGGGGTTAAATTACCTGAAAAGATCAAAGGAAGCAAACGTGCTAACTGGTTCGCTCCGGCCACCACCATGGTGACCGGCGCGTTGGTTCGCCTTACTTTGTCGCCACACTACTTGGGAAAATCAATGGAGGAAATAGCTACTGTTAAGATTCAAACTGTTTTTCGAGGATACTTG GCGAGGAAGGCATTGCGAGATTTGAGAGGGTTAGAGAGGTTGAAATCATTGATACAAGGGCAATCCGTGAAACGACAAGCCACTATTACGTTACGATGCATGCGGACACTTGCTCGAGTGCAGTCCCAAACTCGAACAAGGCAACTCAGAATGTCAGAACAAAACCGAGCACTTCAAAAGCATCTTCAAACTAAATATGAAAAACAGTTGCAAAATTCCAAATCTTAC ATGGGAGAAGATTGGAATGTAAGTACTAAGTCTAAAGAGCAAATGCAAGCAAAACAACAATATAGACAAGTAGCAGCCATGCGAAGGGAGAGAGCTTTAGCTTATTCATTTACTCATCAG CGATCGTGGAAGGTCACTTGTAGATCGATGAATCACACATTTATGGATCCATTTAATCCTAAGTGGAGTTGGAGTTGGTTAGAGCGATGGATGTCAACTCGACCATGGGAGATTCAAAATGCACCGGATAACAATGACCATGGCCCAAGTAAGAGTGTTGGTGCTGAGATCACCAAAGCTAAGTCTCAAAGTGATGTTAACAATGATCACAATAAACGATCTTCAACACTGGCAAAACCGATTCGACCTCCGAACCGTAGGTCCTCTTCGACTCCACCGTCTAAAACGCATTCTATTTCTAGCAAGAAGGGATTGCAAAGCCCCAGTCCGACACGGATTCAGTTGCCTGATCGTTACAAGAGGCATAGCATCGGAGGCTTATCATTGGAGAGAGATGATGAGGTCTTTGCAAACTCACCACCTAGTAATAAAATACCAGCACGTTCATCATCAAAGGACCGGTCTCGACCGCCGAGCATTAATAGAAATCCGGTTAATACTAGGAGACATTCTGGTCCTCCGAAAGTtgatatttttcccaattaa
- the LOC108485182 gene encoding uncharacterized protein LOC108485182, with protein MQQIKDSWQDFGYESNEEETLSLCDLAMNGDDHSNQFWNDDEYLRNQQSNTNGDLFEFFSDDFPAPASIFPENSNNVIFCGKVISYREDQPNVGNKSQRLKCKIKQENNEKKKDFGCLFPWKISSGRPFNKSRTFPSSKSTKESRIRKGFFNKSCSMPASVSKNKFGVENERFNNEKFNFSLKKESMLATPVKSRWYLFAFGVGRFPMEIELKDMKMRQSRRYKSMKVQSPVSGRDCGRRSERRSGKGLWRLLKVLGWK; from the coding sequence ATGCAACAAATCAAAGATTCATGGCAGGATTTTGGATATGAATCTAATGAAGAAGAAACACTTTCTCTTTGTGATCTTGCAATGAACGGCGATGATCATTCGAATCAGTTCTGGAACGATGATGAATATTTGAGGAATCAGCAAAGCAATACTAATGGTGATTTGTTCGAGTTCTTCAGTGATGATTTTCCCGCTCCTGCTTCGATTTTCCCGGAAAATAGCAACAACGTAATCTTTTGTGGGAAAGTTATTTCGTACAGAGAAGACCAACCCAATGTTGGCAACAAATCCCAAAGGCTGAAATGCAAAATCAAGCAAGAAAACAACGAGAAAAAGAAGGATTTCGGCTGTTTGTTTCCCTGGAAAATTTCATCAGGGCGTCCATTCAACAAGTCGAGGACTTTTCCTTCATCAAAATCAACAAAGGAATCACGGATCAGGAAGGGTTTTTTCAACAAGTCATGTTCAATGCCGGCTTCAGTTTCGAAGAACAAATTTGGGGTTGAAAATGAGAGATTCAACAATGAAAAGTTCAATTTTTCGTTGAAAAAAGAATCAATGTTGGCAACCCCAGTTAAATCTAGGTGGTATTTGTTTGCATTTGGAGTTGGAAGGTTCCCAATGGAGATTGAACTTAAGGATATGAAGATGAGACAGAGTAGAAGATATAAGTCAATGAAGGTTCAATCACCGGTCAGCGGCCGTGACTGCGGCCGTCGATCAGAAAGAAGATCCGGCAAGGGTTTGTGGAGGTTGCTTAAGGTTTTAGGGtggaaataa